In Verrucomicrobiia bacterium, the genomic window CAAGGTGGTGCTGATCGATCCGGCGACCTGTCTCAATCTGCGGACGGGGAAGTGCAAGAAGACCTGTGTTGAGGCGTGCGGGGACCGGCAGGCGATCGACTTCACGCAGACGGACACGTACGAGGACATCGAGGTGGGGAACATCGTGGTGGCCACGGGATTCCGGACCTTCGATGCGCGGCGCCAGCCGCAGTACGGGTACGGCACCCATCCGAACGTGTACACGGCGCTGGAGATCGAGCGGTTGGTGAACGCCTCGGGACCGACGGGCGGGGAGATTGTGGGACGGGACGGGAAGAAGCCGCGGGCGGTGGGGATCATTCACTGCGTTGGGTCGCGGGACCGGAAGACGCATGTGTGGTGTTCGCGGGTGTGCTGCATGTACTCGATGAAGCTGGCGCACCTGGTCCGGGAGCATGCCGGGGCGGAGGTGTACAACTTCTACATCGACATCCGGACTCCGGGGAAGGGGTACGAGGAGTTCTACAACAAGCTGCTGGATGACGGCGTGCACTTCATCCGGGGACGGGTGGGGGAGGTGACGGACTGGGCGATTGCGCCGGAGGAGGAGGGACGGCTGGTGATCCGGGTTGAGGACACGCTGGCCGGGTGCACGCGCCGGATTCCGGTGGACATGGTGGTGCTGGCGACGGGGTTGGAACCGCAGGCGGATGCGCAGGCGGTGCGGCGGTTGTTCAACATGAGCTGCGGCGGGGACGGGTGGTTTCTGGAGCGGCATCCGAAGCTGGCGCCGGTGAACACGTTTGCCGACGGGGTGTTTCTGGCGGGCTGCTGCCAGGGGCCGAAGGACATTCCGGATTCGGTGGCCCAGGCGGGGGCGGCGGCGGCGGAGGTGTTGAGCCTGATCGACCGGGGGTACGTCGAGCAGGAACCCAACACCGCGTACGTGCGGGACGAGGACTGTTCGGGCTGCAAGTCGTGCGTGCCGTTGTGTCCGTATCAGGCCATCGGATTCGACACCGGCCGGAACCGGGCGGTGATCCAGGAGGCGCTGTGCAAGGGATGCGGGACGTGTGTGGCGGCCTGTCCGTCGGGGTCGATTGTGCAGCGGCTGTTCGAGGACGACGAAGTGTTCGCGGAAATCGAAGGAGTGCTGGCCTATGACGCCTGACCACTGGACGCCGCGGATCGTGGCGTTTTTCTGCAACTGGTGCACGTACACCGCGGCGGATCTGGCCGGGGTGTCGCGGCTGCGATACGCGCCCAACGTGCGGATCATCCGGCTGATGTGTTCGGGGCGGGTGGACCCGCAGTTCGTGCTGGACGCCCTGGCGCGGGGGGCGGACGGGGTGCTGATCGGGGGGTGTCATCCGGGCGACTGCCATTACGTCGAGGGGAACACCAAGATGCTGCGCCGGTTCCGGATGCTGCGGCGTCTGCTGGCCGGCTTTGGGATCGAGGAGGAGCGGGTGCGGCTGGAATGGATCTCGGCGGCCGAGGGGGAGAAGGTGCGAACCGTCATCAACGACATGACGGAACGGATCCGGGCGCTGGGGATGCTGGGGTTGCCGATGCGGTTCGAGGAATGGGACCGGGAGATGGGTCATCTGGAAGGGGAGATCCGGGAGCGGGCGACGGACCTGGATCCGGACGACGATGAGGCGGGGGAGGAGGGGGAACCTGAAGTGCCGGCGGCGGCGCAGCGACCGGAGGCGAGCCATGTCTAAACCGAAGGTGGGCTTCTACTGGTGCGCCTCGTGTGGCGGGTGCGAGGAGGCGGTGGTGGACCTGGCGGAGGATCTGGTGGAAGTGACCGCGGCGGTGGAGATCGTGTTCTGGCCGTGCGCGATGGACTTCAAGCGGGCGGACGTCGAGCGCCTTGGGGACGGGGAGATTGCGGCGACCTTTCTGAACGGGGCGATCCGGACGGAGGAACAGGAGGAGATGGCGCGGCTGTTGCGGCGGAAGAGCGCGCTGCTGGTGGCGTACGGGGCCTGCGCGCAACTGGGCGGGATTCCCGGTCTGGCCAACGGGTTTTCGCGGGAGACGATGATGCGGTTCTACTTTGAGGACGGGCCGTCCACGGTGAAC contains:
- a CDS encoding CoB--CoM heterodisulfide reductase iron-sulfur subunit A family protein, with the protein product MEPGREEIRIGFYVCHCGHNIAAMVDCEAVARYVGKLPGVVASRDYRYMCSDPGQDLIRRDVGEHGLNRIVVAACSPLLHEQTFRTATERAGLNPFFCHLVNIREHNSWVALRKQDATRKAKALAQAAIHRVRFHRALEVKRVPIRPEVLVVGGGIAGIHVALTLANAGKKVFLVEREATLGGHMAKFDKTFPTLDCSACILTPKMSAVRAHPNITLWSLSEVERVEGFVGNYKVRVRRRPRYILEEACVGCLECVDACVYRTPKFEDAFNEGLGKRKPIYIPFPQATPKVVLIDPATCLNLRTGKCKKTCVEACGDRQAIDFTQTDTYEDIEVGNIVVATGFRTFDARRQPQYGYGTHPNVYTALEIERLVNASGPTGGEIVGRDGKKPRAVGIIHCVGSRDRKTHVWCSRVCCMYSMKLAHLVREHAGAEVYNFYIDIRTPGKGYEEFYNKLLDDGVHFIRGRVGEVTDWAIAPEEEGRLVIRVEDTLAGCTRRIPVDMVVLATGLEPQADAQAVRRLFNMSCGGDGWFLERHPKLAPVNTFADGVFLAGCCQGPKDIPDSVAQAGAAAAEVLSLIDRGYVEQEPNTAYVRDEDCSGCKSCVPLCPYQAIGFDTGRNRAVIQEALCKGCGTCVAACPSGSIVQRLFEDDEVFAEIEGVLAYDA
- a CDS encoding hydrogenase iron-sulfur subunit; the encoded protein is MTPDHWTPRIVAFFCNWCTYTAADLAGVSRLRYAPNVRIIRLMCSGRVDPQFVLDALARGADGVLIGGCHPGDCHYVEGNTKMLRRFRMLRRLLAGFGIEEERVRLEWISAAEGEKVRTVINDMTERIRALGMLGLPMRFEEWDREMGHLEGEIRERATDLDPDDDEAGEEGEPEVPAAAQRPEASHV